In Belonocnema kinseyi isolate 2016_QV_RU_SX_M_011 chromosome 4, B_treatae_v1, whole genome shotgun sequence, a single window of DNA contains:
- the LOC117171601 gene encoding sulfite oxidase, with the protein MYRHLRIICPSQRSNISLKNLVESFKRISSHNYAFHENQEPSGKGSENGKKFERYIVYGAITSALGVYYLYNHSAFKEVHAFEPERQVCGTRRSDLRTFSAEEVGKHDNKESGIWVSYKEGVYDITDFVEKHPGGPKKIIMAAGSSIEPFWNIFANHHQDDIYQLLESMRIGNLSTEDVSSDQDNSDDPYAKEPKRHKALKINGHKPFCAEPPAALLIESFITPAELFYVRNHLPVPEIDIKDYALELAIEEDTKKALKLNDLKKYPKYTVTSAIMCGGNRRSEMAEEKNLKGLSWSVGAVGNATWSGARLCDVLKSLGIDEEKYNHVQFEGLDFDPSGSPYGASIPIGKALDPRADVILAYEMNGSPIPLDHGYPVRVIVPGVVGARNVKWLGKIVISKEESHSQWQRGDYKGFSPSTTWENVDFSKAPAIQEMPVTSAICVPSSKEKVEIKNGKISVKGYAWSGGGKKIIRVDVTADRGETWHTADLVAEDPKAKPGRYYSWSLWSLELPVDPKKKEVEIWAKAVDSSYNVQPESFKNIWNLRGFLCNAYHRVKVQLKR; encoded by the exons ATGTATCGACATCTAAGAATTATCTGTCCCAGTCAAAG gtcaaacatttcattaaaaaacctTGTAGAAAGTTTTAAACGAATTTCAAGCCACAACTATGCATTCCACGAAAATCAAGAACCTTCCGGCAAAGGTTCTGAAAACGGAAAGAAATTCGAAAGATACATTGTCTACGGCGCAATCACATCAGCTCTAGGCGTCTATTATTTATACAATCATTCAGCATTTAAGGAAGTACATGCCTTCGAGCCAGAAAGACAAGTATGTGGAACTCGAAGGAGCGATTTGCGAACGTTTTCTGCTGAAGAAGTTGGAAAGCATGATAATAAGGAATCCGGAATTTGGGTCTCCTATAAGGAAGGAGTCTATGACATAACAGATTTTGTCGAAAAGCATCCTGGAGGTCCCAAGAAAATAATTATGGCTGCTGGCAGCTCGATTGAACCATTTTGGAATATATTTGCGAATCATCATCAAGACGATATTTACCAATTGCTCGAATCCATGAGAATTGGCAATCTTTCAACCGAGGATGTTAGTTCTGATCAAGATAATTCGGATGATCCTTATGCTAAGGAACCTAAACGGCACAAAGCCCTGAAAATTAATGGGCATAAGCCATTTTGTGCTGAACCTCCTGCTGCTTTGTTGATCGAGAGTTTCATCACACCTGC GGAACTATTTTACGTGAGAAATCATCTGCCAGTTCCTGAAATCGATATAAAAGATTACGCGCTGGAATTGGCAATTGAAGAGGACACAAAAAAGGCCTTGAAGTTGAACGATTTGAAGAAATATCCTAAGTACACTGTAACGAGTGCAATAATGTGCGGAGGCAATCGAAGATCAGAAATGGCAGAG gaaaaaaatttaaaaggattaagTTGGAGTGTAGGTGCTGTTGGAAATGCAACTTGGTCTGGTGCGAGACTCTGCGATGTTTTAAAATCTCTAGGAATCGATGAAGAAAAATACAATCACGTCCAG tttgaGGGTTTAGATTTCGATCCATCAGGTTCACCCTATGGTGCAAGCATCCCCATAGGCAAAGCACTGGATCCTAGAGCAGATGTCATCCTCGCTTATGAAATGAATGGAAGTCCGATTCCTCTCGATCACGGATATCCGGTTCGGGTAATTGTTCCAGGAGTTGTTGGCGCTAGGAACGTAAAATGGCTAGGAAAAATCGTAATTTCAAAAGAGGAAAGCCATTCGCAATGGCAACGAGGAGACTACAAAGGATTTTCTCCCAGCACAACTTGGGAAAACGTCGATTTCTCAAAGGCTCCTGCAATTCAAGAAATGCCCGTTACTTCCGCTATTTGCGTTCCTAGCTCAAAAGAAAAAGTCGAGATCAAGAATGGAAAAATTAGTGTCAAAG GTTACGCTTGGTCAGGAGGaggcaaaaaaataattagagtcGATGTGACTGCAGACCGGGGTGAAACTTGGCACACAGCAGATTTAGTGGCAGAAGATCCAAAAGCAAAACCAGGTCGATATTATAGCTGGAGTTTGTGGAGTCTAGAATTGCCAGTTGatccaaagaaaaaagaagtagAGATCTGGGCAAAAGCTGTCGACTCCTCCTACAATGTACAACCTGAGAGTTTCAAAAACATCTGGAATCTCCGAGGATTTCTTTGCAACGCTTATCACAGAGTCAAGGTTCAATTAAAACGATAG